One Ictalurus furcatus strain D&B chromosome 22, Billie_1.0, whole genome shotgun sequence genomic window, GATGAAGAGCACAGATGGGTGCAAATCCATAGTTATTTATGATGATATGTACAGATTTACACTGATTGTACTCCAAATGCTTATTTTTGACCTAAATTGTGCCATTTAAACACATGCAGTGAAAGGCAGTAAATGATGTCTATGATGTCTATCTATCTGAATACCTACATGCTGTtgtgtgatatttatttattttattttttaaatgttttaaaaatgtaaaacaaaattcAGCCTCAACCTTCAGACACTTTACACAGCATTAAGGTGCTCGGTTTTTATTTGCTATGAACATCGACAGTGTGGAAATCTCAAGTAAGGCTCTTATTAATTTTAATGTACATGTATATTTCCATATACTTAGGCTTGTAGATATGcaacaaagaaagaatgaaggcTATCAAATCACTAAATGCTCTTTTAGCCTTTAGTCTGAGAGAAATTACAGTTTGTCCAGGAAGTTGTCTAAAGGCGGGATGCCCTCCTTCAGGCCTTTGCGCTTGCGGGTCTCAGCTACGACCTGCGAGGGCCTGCTGTTGGCATCGTATGGGTCTCCTGGAAGGATTTGCCAGTGGTCAAACATGCACTGAGGGAAGGCCTGGCCACCGGTGTTGGACCTCAGATCTGCTGTGAAACCTGCAAAGGAATCAAGCATGATATTTTAGATAAAGCGTTTGAAAGAGAAGTACTTTACTAACCCATTTAAAATCTATTGGATATTACATGTAGAACATTTTAATAGtagatgtatatattttgaagataaacataccaaatgattcatttacaggAAGATATGCCTTCACGACAAATATAGGTGTTCCTGCCACTTGAGACTCCTCAAACACGTGGCCTCTTTTCCTGTTCAGGACACCGTAGATACCACCGACAGCTTGCTCTGGACACTAAAGGGAACATAGGTGAGCAAATGTTTAAGTAATAATTTCACCTGTTTTCATTTCACCTTTGTCAAAATTCAAAAGAACCTTACTaattgtctgtattgtgtgtgaAGCGGGTGAGCTGTTTTAGCGTTGTCTCATGAGTACCGGTAATTTCCACCAAGTGAATTCTTTAAAGCATGACGGGGAACAAACCATTTTTACAGACATGCTCGGTATTACCTGAAAATTTAGCATAATATTGCTGTACTTATATAGGATTtgaatgttaaaatatattgttactgatagttttgtttatttgttaattaCAAATTTTAATTGATCATTTTAAACTAATCCTATAGAAAAATGGGGTTGGGCTTTGTGCATACAGCTAATTAAATCTGTGTATTATACTTTATTCATGATATGTGACTACTCATTCTTACAGATATTTTTAtagcaatatactgtacataataataatatgaggCTATTTTAGCACCTCTGTAAGAATTAATCAGGGAAATGGCATGTTTCAATACTACTGGCAACCCTAaaagacctggcaaccctaccTTTAACATCATGCACCACGATAGAAGGTATGATGGTATTAAAATGTTGATAATCtaactggggtttttttccccttaatacCAAAATAATTAACTATTGTTAAGAGAAAGTGCTACCCTTTCAAGGATGTGATTTCATAACAATTATTAAgtgttaaaattattattaatagttaaaTAAGAGTTCTTTTTAACAGCCATTATTACCCTTATTAAATATTATCACAAAAACGTTGAATTCACCTGAATCTCCACCAGGTAAATGGGCTCCATTAGTCGTGGTTGAGCGGTCAGCACAGAGGCGTACAGGACTCTGCGTGCTGTAGGGATGATCTGACCACCTCCTCTGTGTATCGCATCAGCATGCAGGGTGACATCATGGATGTCAAATCGCACTCCCCTCATGTTCTCCTCGCAAAGTGCCCCCTAAAGAAATACaaggaaatgcaaattatcCTAATATTGTACTAATTGCACTAATACTGTTACTAAGTGGCCTGAAATATAAAGTATTATCTGATTGTATACTATATAAATGGCACTGCCACCATTTGTATGCTGTAAATCCATCTCCATATCATCTGCAGTTGTTGCTTCTGGGCTTTACTCACCTCCTTGGTTGCCCACTGGAAACCAGCCACCACGCTATCCTTGATTTCATTCAGATATTGTACTCCCTTCGTTATGTCCACAAGAATGTTGGGTCCGCTACCATCTGGTCCAAAGCACCATATCTTACGAGCCTCTGTGACTTCCCATTCATACTTTTCAGCCAGGTAGCGAGCTCTCTGTTTAAGTTCTTGTCTAGCTGTCACGTCTCCCTTATCAACATCCTCAGCCAAGCCATCTGGGAAAGGACGAGCCTTCATGTACAGACGGTTGTGCTTGTTAGGAGATTTGGACAAGCATACTTGGTCAGAATCGTCGCTCACTGTTTCACGATATGACACCACTGGATCTGATTTCTGGAAGGAAAGCAACCGAACAGTCAATTATCATTATCTGATGATATGAAAGTATGTTGGTGCTACAGATAGATTTAATGGTGGTGATCTAATGGTGGTAATGAGCAATATTACCTCAGATGAGGTACAGACTGTATGTCTGTTTATTTGTATGTTATTTGTATTCTTGTTACATTACCTTCAGTGGGATACAGGCATGATCTTCCTCAAGGTCTTTTAAGCAAATTTCCAGATGTAACTCTCCTGCGCCAGCCACGATGTGCTCACCAGACTCTTCAATGATACACTGGAGGACAAGAAACATAAGTTATAGAACTGCCACAGTTTCTGTTTCGAGAATGGACATACTAGGGCAGATAATTTGTTTTGGTCAGCTAATTTTAAGGGCTAGTTCTCATCAACTGTATAACATCTACCTCTCCAAGAGGGTATAGACTAacatatttcttcatttttttgaaCCTCCGCTAATGCAACATCATAGGACAGTTAAATGTGGTTAAAAGAGACCTATTGTCACTGTGATCAACAGGGGAAAAGACTGCAATCCACCCTATCTAAAGACCAGGGCTAATTATGATCTCAGACTCTGTATTCTCAATACTCACCTGAACCATAGGGTCAGACTTGGCCAGGCGTTTAAGACCTTCTACCAACTTTGGAAGGTCAGCTGGGTTCTTGGCCTCCACGGCCACTCTCACTACAGGACTAACGCTGAACTTCATCACTCGCATGTTGTGAGCTTGCTCATAGGTAGTAATGGTACCAGTCTTCACCAAAAACTGATCAACTCCAACCAGTCCAACAATGTTCCCACATGGCACATCTTCAATTGGTTCAACATATCGGCCCATCATCAGGATGGTTCTGCAGTCAAAAAAGATCAGATAAAAGATCActatttttggggggggggggtttcacCCTATCTTCTCCTTGTCATCTGCCAGCTctcacccaccagccagctctccacATCACAAGGCAGCTATCAACTGGGGAGGCTAAAATGTGCTACCTCTGAAACACATAAAGCCAGCcaccatgtttcttttttcaaactgctgctcatgctacatcacaggTCAGTGTAACACcttcagaggaaagtgctatctgccctcttccatatacctgagctcacagatgcctgcAGTTGCTTAGTGTCAATTAGTGAGAGTATGCCATCTCTCCCatccagagagcatggccattTTTAGACCATATACTCCCAGCCATGGAGCATGGGGATTCAAACTTACAATTTCTCACCCATAGGCCAAACGTTGATATACAACCTGGAAACAAAcctttgaatgggtttcaagtACAAGTCCTCCTTCTTTCCTGGGGTATAGTTTGGGCCCATGATGCGTACCTTTTGCCCAGTGGCAACAACACCAGAGAAAACACGACCAAAAGCATAGAATCTGCCCTTGTCGGTAGTCGGTACCATTTTGGAGACGTACATCATCAGTGGAGCTTTAGGATCACAGTTCTTGATACCTAAGAAGTTCATGGCAGAATTAAATGGTTACCAGTTGCTCCAAATTTGGTTGTCGGTTATCATCAtgagtttataacattgcattTGTCAACATAGTGATTTTTCCTACTTACCCATGGCTGATTCATCATCTCCTGGGCCTTCATACAGCAGCTCACAGCGATATCTCTGGGCAGTGACTGGTGAAGGTAGATGGATGGTAATCATCTGGAGCAAAGCATCACCTGCAGGCAACCAGCGGCGCATCACAGCCTGTACATGGCAGAAAAGCACACTGAAAACATACCTATACAGGTGCAGAATATTCAAATTAATATGTAAGTGTTCATAAATGATCTCACCTTAAGCAGtggttttccttctttctccttGTCGTCAGCATCAAGCTTAATGTTCAGTTTTTCAATCAATTTCTGGGCCTCCTCCTTCTTAAAGTTCATGATGGCATCAAACACCTTTCcaaacaatatttaaaacacttttattagattttaaaGTGAACTTTAGGTATCTTTTGTGGCACTGTTTATTCCCAGTCAGCAAGATAAAACCATGGGAAtatttgtctgtctatataAACTACtatcttgttttatattttctaaCCTGCATTGTATATAGATATTGCAGTACTTTAAATATCAGTTGGTCTTAGAAAGACAGCTGAAGCTTTCCCCCCCCATGCAGTAAGGCAGTGGCCAGAAAAGGGAGTCCTCACTGTAAGGCTGTAAGTACATTTCAAGGCTGAGTTTGCCAAAAACATCGGTGTCCAATGCCAGATGTCTTTACTGCTATCTACAAgtaatcattatttttattattattaattgctgAACTGATCAGTTTGAAGCTATTTTATGATATAATTGTGCGATTGTTCCTTTAATGTGCACCTTAAAAATTGGATCCAGCACAAGTTGGCAGAAAGTACGTGGaagttttttcccctctgcatTGGTTGCTGTTTTGCTGAATTTCCCACAGGAAGGATCAAAATACCTGAGGAATCAAAAACAATATCCtagaatatatttaaaatgcccAACCCTGACACCCTGGATATTAAAcgtttctacattttattttatacatttgtttaCAGAATATTACTAGTAAATCTTACAACTCAATTTACAACTGTTCTTTTTGAATAATATCACCCTTGGAACCCTTTCTActatctaaatattaaatagaaCAGAACAGATAAGTTTGCTTCTCTTACTTGTCTCCCCAGAGCTTCTTCATCATGTCCTCCACCTTTTTGCAGTGCTCTTCAGGTGAGAcatctccttttttcttttcacctttGGCAGCAAACTTGGCTACGTACATCTCCGCAAACTGCTTCAGGGTAAAGGCCCAGCCGTGGAGGCCCGAACCGAATCCAACTGTACCCACAACAGGGTCCACCTGGATTTAGTTGAAAAACAAGATATGTTAAACTTATTTATTCaggttatttttttacataagaataatttattaatgtataaacGTCACTCCAAATCCCAAGGATTTTTTTACAAAGACTAGTAGCTGCAAAACAAGACATGGAAAACCAAATCTACCAAATgcaaaatagtaaaataaaaaaactgacaGCTTATGAAAATAAGGAAAGCTTAAATCCAGATTAAACTGGCTTTTTACCATAATGTTGCCCATTGGTCCATGTTCCCCTTCGCCATAAGTGGAAATGATGACATTAACATTCTCTATAATGCGCTGGAAAGTCTGGAAAAGCTCATCCGGACCCAGCTGCAGCTCAAGCAAGGCACGGTCCATCTTGTTCATCATCAAGACTGGTTTGATGCGTTCGGCAATAGCCTGCCTCAAAACGGTCTcggtctgcacacacacacctggagaaTACACataattacaattaaaatgtgAAGAAATAACATTCCAGAAGGACAATATGTAATGGCTTTAATCGTTTTGTTGCTTTCCCATTCAAAATATGTTCCATAGAAGCTACCAAGCACTTACAGCATTTACATTTGGAGGAAATGCTATTTAGAATTTTGGAGAGTTTTTAGACCTTACATTACgagactgttgtttttttttatttattgcaaaaaTAATACTGATATTCCAGCAATTTCTACTTGACTGCAGATAATCTTTCTtatagtatatttaaaaaaaaaaacagtcagtgaGCCAGATGTTGTTGGAATATTTTCAGGGGATTTTGGGAGTCTAAACTGTGAATGACCCTTTCAATTTGACCTGCTGAAATCCACACCATCATACCTGATACACAGTCTACTACTACGAGAGCCCCATCAGTAACTCTGAGAGCTGCCGTCACCTCGGACGAGAAGTCCACGTGACCCGGAGAGTCGATCAGGTTTATGAGAAAACCAGATCCGTCCTTGCATTGCTTGATGAAGGCCAAGTCAGCGTTGCTGAGTTCGTAGTACAGAGAGATAGCTCTGTATTGAAGATAATGCACAAtaccttttaaaatgtatagaCTTGTGCTACTTTTGTTTAATGACCTGGATGttaaatattgcatggaagcTGTTAATGAACCATTTATCAGCTGCCAATACATGATTGTTTCTGAAGAAGTAGGAATAGTAGATGTTTATGACATTTGGAAGAAAATGCAGTTTAGAATTCTTTTGCCAGTTTTGTACACATTGtgagtgacttttttttatagcgTCAATAGATAACCTTGAGATGTGGTAAATTCAATGGATCCTGTGAATTTTTAAGCCACTATGAATACCTACGTTGACTTGATGGTGATGCACCTCTCCTGTTCATCCTTCCTTGTGTCCGTGAACCTGGTCTCACCAGCCCGTGCAGAGGCAATGATACCTGCCTTGCACACTAGAGAGTCAGTGAGAGTGGATTTGCCATGGTCCACATGGGCAATCACGGACATGTTCCTAATGTTGGA contains:
- the eef2l2 gene encoding elongation factor 2 isoform X2, with product MNRRGASPSSQRVCVQTETVLRQAIAERIKPVLMMNKMDRALLELQLGPDELFQTFQRIIENVNVIISTYGEGEHGPMGNIMVDPVVGTVGFGSGLHGWAFTLKQFAEMYVAKFAAKGEKKKGDVSPEEHCKKVEDMMKKLWGDKYFDPSCGKFSKTATNAEGKKLPRTFCQLVLDPIFKVFDAIMNFKKEEAQKLIEKLNIKLDADDKEKEGKPLLKAVMRRWLPAGDALLQMITIHLPSPVTAQRYRCELLYEGPGDDESAMGIKNCDPKAPLMMYVSKMVPTTDKGRFYAFGRVFSGVVATGQKVRIMGPNYTPGKKEDLYLKPIQRTILMMGRYVEPIEDVPCGNIVGLVGVDQFLVKTGTITTYEQAHNMRVMKFSVSPVVRVAVEAKNPADLPKLVEGLKRLAKSDPMVQCIIEESGEHIVAGAGELHLEICLKDLEEDHACIPLKKSDPVVSYRETVSDDSDQVCLSKSPNKHNRLYMKARPFPDGLAEDVDKGDVTARQELKQRARYLAEKYEWEVTEARKIWCFGPDGSGPNILVDITKGVQYLNEIKDSVVAGFQWATKEGALCEENMRGVRFDIHDVTLHADAIHRGGGQIIPTARRVLYASVLTAQPRLMEPIYLVEIQCPEQAVGGIYGVLNRKRGHVFEESQVAGTPIFVVKAYLPVNESFGFTADLRSNTGGQAFPQCMFDHWQILPGDPYDANSRPSQVVAETRKRKGLKEGIPPLDNFLDKL
- the eef2l2 gene encoding elongation factor 2 isoform X1; translation: MVNFTVDQIREIMDKKSNIRNMSVIAHVDHGKSTLTDSLVCKAGIIASARAGETRFTDTRKDEQERCITIKSTAISLYYELSNADLAFIKQCKDGSGFLINLIDSPGHVDFSSEVTAALRVTDGALVVVDCVSGVCVQTETVLRQAIAERIKPVLMMNKMDRALLELQLGPDELFQTFQRIIENVNVIISTYGEGEHGPMGNIMVDPVVGTVGFGSGLHGWAFTLKQFAEMYVAKFAAKGEKKKGDVSPEEHCKKVEDMMKKLWGDKYFDPSCGKFSKTATNAEGKKLPRTFCQLVLDPIFKVFDAIMNFKKEEAQKLIEKLNIKLDADDKEKEGKPLLKAVMRRWLPAGDALLQMITIHLPSPVTAQRYRCELLYEGPGDDESAMGIKNCDPKAPLMMYVSKMVPTTDKGRFYAFGRVFSGVVATGQKVRIMGPNYTPGKKEDLYLKPIQRTILMMGRYVEPIEDVPCGNIVGLVGVDQFLVKTGTITTYEQAHNMRVMKFSVSPVVRVAVEAKNPADLPKLVEGLKRLAKSDPMVQCIIEESGEHIVAGAGELHLEICLKDLEEDHACIPLKKSDPVVSYRETVSDDSDQVCLSKSPNKHNRLYMKARPFPDGLAEDVDKGDVTARQELKQRARYLAEKYEWEVTEARKIWCFGPDGSGPNILVDITKGVQYLNEIKDSVVAGFQWATKEGALCEENMRGVRFDIHDVTLHADAIHRGGGQIIPTARRVLYASVLTAQPRLMEPIYLVEIQCPEQAVGGIYGVLNRKRGHVFEESQVAGTPIFVVKAYLPVNESFGFTADLRSNTGGQAFPQCMFDHWQILPGDPYDANSRPSQVVAETRKRKGLKEGIPPLDNFLDKL